The Sphingosinithalassobacter sp. CS137 genome includes a region encoding these proteins:
- a CDS encoding tetratricopeptide repeat protein → MTAIWSMCRGIAALLALGGASAAHAESVELVGTFPAPFREAAMLHSMAIERFGGEDGRQLQLAVERALLTPDLSGATHFDIVADRRRRGAARADGLLSGVVTSGVEEGRVRLKRKRCVERDGDGDCTREEDVDVNCTRRIVNVRADLRLSREHDGRILYSESKPFRDEISWCPGEQPARTVEETIAGAVEGFASSVRFDLVPRTERYSARFRESSSGLPRELRQRQRDVVRLTQRDLGAACAAWEEMNALAPDHPSIVYDLGLCAEARGDYEQALDWYLRGAQLSNDGMAAEAAERVFALIQGREDALERVATR, encoded by the coding sequence ATGACGGCAATCTGGAGCATGTGCCGCGGCATCGCCGCGCTGCTGGCGCTGGGCGGGGCCAGTGCAGCGCACGCCGAATCGGTGGAATTGGTCGGGACATTCCCGGCGCCGTTCCGGGAGGCGGCGATGCTGCACTCGATGGCGATCGAGCGTTTCGGCGGTGAAGACGGGCGCCAGCTTCAGCTTGCGGTCGAACGCGCGTTGCTCACGCCCGATCTTTCCGGAGCGACTCACTTCGACATCGTGGCTGATCGGCGGCGTCGCGGCGCAGCGAGGGCCGACGGCCTGCTGTCCGGAGTGGTGACCAGCGGAGTCGAAGAAGGGCGCGTGCGGCTGAAGCGCAAGCGCTGCGTCGAGCGTGATGGTGACGGGGACTGCACGCGCGAGGAGGACGTCGATGTGAATTGCACGCGGCGCATCGTGAACGTGCGTGCCGATTTGCGCCTCTCGCGCGAGCATGATGGCAGGATTCTCTATTCGGAATCCAAGCCGTTCCGGGACGAAATCAGCTGGTGCCCCGGCGAACAGCCGGCGCGGACGGTCGAGGAAACGATCGCCGGCGCGGTCGAAGGCTTCGCGAGCTCCGTGCGCTTCGATCTCGTGCCCCGCACCGAGCGCTACAGCGCCCGCTTCCGCGAGAGCAGCAGCGGACTGCCGCGTGAGCTGCGGCAGCGCCAGCGCGACGTGGTGCGGCTGACGCAGCGCGATCTGGGCGCCGCCTGCGCCGCATGGGAAGAGATGAACGCGCTTGCGCCCGATCATCCTTCGATCGTCTACGATCTCGGCCTGTGTGCCGAGGCTCGCGGCGATTATGAGCAGGCGCTCGACTGGTATCTACGTGGCGCCCAGTTGAGCAACGACGGCATGGCGGCTGAAGCTGCCGAGCGCGTATTCGCCCTCATCCAGGGCCGCGAGGATGCATTGGAGCGCGTCGCGACACGCTGA
- a CDS encoding F0F1 ATP synthase subunit delta: protein METSSGNIGSSIQASLSGRYATALFDLAAESKTIDAVESSLGTLRAALAESDEFRRLTTSPLVAREEAMKAVAAVAETLKLDPTTAKFLGVLAENRRLAQLPAVIRAYRALAAQHRGETTAEVVSAHPLSDDQVRTLEQQLRQRVGRDVKLDLSVDPSLLGGLVVKIGSQMVDTSIQTRLNALAHAMKG, encoded by the coding sequence GTGGAGACATCCAGCGGTAACATCGGCAGCAGCATCCAGGCGAGCCTCAGCGGCCGTTACGCGACTGCGCTGTTCGATCTGGCGGCCGAATCGAAGACGATCGACGCAGTCGAGTCGAGTCTCGGCACTCTCCGTGCGGCGCTTGCCGAATCGGACGAGTTTCGCCGGCTGACCACCAGCCCGCTGGTGGCACGCGAAGAAGCGATGAAGGCAGTCGCCGCGGTAGCCGAGACGCTGAAGCTCGATCCGACGACGGCGAAGTTTCTCGGCGTGCTCGCGGAGAACCGGCGGCTCGCGCAGCTCCCCGCAGTGATCCGGGCCTATCGTGCGCTCGCGGCGCAACACCGCGGCGAGACGACTGCCGAAGTGGTGTCGGCGCATCCGCTCAGCGACGATCAGGTGCGTACGCTCGAACAGCAGCTGCGCCAGCGGGTTGGTCGCGACGTCAAGCTCGACCTTTCGGTCGATCCCTCACTCCTCGGCGGCCTTGTCGTGAAGATCGGCAGCCAGATGGTCGACACCTCGATCCAAACTCGTTTGAACGCACTCGCGCACGCAATGAAAGGATGA
- the atpA gene encoding F0F1 ATP synthase subunit alpha yields MDIRAAEISKVIKDQIASFGTEAQVSETGQVLSVGDGIARIHGLDNVQAGEMVEFANGVQGMALNLEADNVGVVIFGSDAEIKEGDIVKRTGTIVDVPVGKGLLGRVVDGLGNPIDGKGPIESTERRRVEVKAPGIIPRKSVHEPVQTGLKAIDALVPVGRGQRELIIGDRQTGKSAVAIDTFINQREVNKGDDESKKLYCIYVAVGQKRSTVAQIVRQLEENGAMEYSIVVAATASEPAPLQFLAPYTGCTMGEFFRDNGMHAVIVYDDLSKQAVAYRQMSLLLRRPPGREAYPGDVFYLHSRLLERAAKMNEDHGAGSLTALPIIETQAGDVSAYIPTNVISITDGQIFLETDLFFAGIRPAINVGLSVSRVGGAAQTKAMKKVAGSIKLELAQYREMAAFAQFGSDLDASTQRLLNRGARLTELLKQPQFSPMPFEEQVVSIFAGTNGYLDSVPVDAVTRYEAAMLADMRANHQDVLDSIRETKALSDETRDKMKAALDAFGKTFA; encoded by the coding sequence ATGGATATTCGCGCCGCAGAAATCTCGAAGGTCATCAAGGACCAGATCGCCAGCTTCGGCACCGAAGCACAGGTTTCCGAAACCGGGCAGGTGCTGTCGGTCGGCGATGGCATCGCGCGCATCCACGGCCTCGACAATGTCCAGGCGGGTGAGATGGTCGAGTTCGCCAACGGCGTGCAGGGCATGGCGCTCAACCTCGAGGCCGACAATGTCGGCGTCGTGATCTTCGGCTCGGACGCCGAGATCAAGGAAGGCGACATCGTCAAGCGCACCGGCACCATCGTGGACGTGCCCGTCGGCAAGGGTCTGCTCGGCCGCGTGGTCGATGGCCTCGGCAATCCGATCGACGGCAAGGGCCCGATCGAATCGACCGAGCGCCGCCGCGTGGAAGTGAAGGCGCCGGGCATCATCCCGCGCAAGTCGGTGCACGAGCCGGTGCAGACCGGCCTCAAGGCGATTGACGCGCTCGTCCCGGTTGGCCGCGGCCAGCGCGAGCTGATCATCGGCGACCGCCAGACCGGCAAGTCGGCCGTCGCGATCGATACCTTCATCAACCAGCGCGAAGTCAACAAGGGCGACGACGAGAGCAAGAAGCTCTACTGCATCTACGTCGCGGTGGGCCAGAAGCGTTCGACCGTGGCGCAGATCGTCCGCCAGCTCGAAGAGAATGGCGCGATGGAGTATTCCATCGTCGTCGCCGCGACTGCGTCTGAGCCCGCGCCGCTCCAGTTCCTCGCGCCCTACACCGGCTGCACGATGGGCGAGTTCTTCCGCGACAACGGCATGCATGCCGTGATCGTGTATGACGATCTTTCGAAGCAGGCGGTCGCCTATCGCCAGATGTCGCTGCTGCTGCGCCGCCCGCCGGGCCGCGAGGCCTATCCCGGCGATGTCTTCTATCTGCACAGCCGCCTGCTCGAGCGCGCGGCGAAGATGAACGAGGACCACGGCGCCGGTTCGCTCACCGCGCTGCCGATCATCGAGACGCAGGCGGGCGACGTTTCGGCGTACATCCCGACGAACGTGATCTCGATCACCGACGGCCAGATCTTCCTCGAAACCGACCTGTTCTTCGCCGGCATCCGCCCCGCAATCAACGTTGGCCTGTCGGTGAGCCGCGTCGGCGGCGCCGCGCAGACGAAGGCGATGAAAAAAGTCGCTGGCTCGATCAAGCTCGAGCTGGCCCAGTATCGCGAGATGGCTGCGTTCGCGCAGTTCGGATCGGACCTCGACGCCTCGACGCAAAGGCTGCTCAATCGCGGCGCGCGGCTGACCGAATTGCTGAAGCAGCCGCAGTTCAGCCCGATGCCGTTCGAGGAGCAGGTCGTCTCGATCTTTGCGGGCACCAACGGCTATCTCGACAGCGTGCCGGTTGACGCGGTCACCCGCTATGAAGCGGCCATGCTCGCCGACATGCGCGCCAATCACCAGGACGTGCTCGACTCGATCCGTGAGACCAAGGCGCTGTCCGATGAGACGCGCGACAAGATGAAGGCGGCACTCGACGCTTTCGGCAAGACCTTCGCCTGA
- a CDS encoding putative quinol monooxygenase, with protein sequence MPYTVFATITVKPEHIDAACAAVAEIVPATRGEAGCVAFEPRRAVDGSARIFIFEEWTDRAAFDFHHSQDYTKNVFAKYEGWLQQAPELVEVKPLEG encoded by the coding sequence ATGCCGTACACCGTGTTCGCCACGATCACCGTTAAGCCGGAGCATATCGACGCCGCCTGCGCAGCAGTGGCCGAGATCGTCCCGGCGACGCGTGGCGAAGCGGGATGCGTCGCGTTCGAGCCGCGCCGCGCCGTCGACGGATCGGCGCGTATCTTCATTTTCGAGGAATGGACGGATCGGGCAGCGTTCGATTTCCACCATTCGCAGGATTATACCAAGAACGTCTTCGCCAAGTATGAGGGCTGGCTGCAGCAGGCGCCGGAACTCGTCGAAGTGAAGCCGCTGGAAGGCTGA
- a CDS encoding F0F1 ATP synthase subunit gamma, which yields MASLKALKMRIGSVKSTQKITKAMKMVAAAKLRRAQEAAEAGRPYAERLESVVASLASRVSRSESSPKLLAGTGKEQVHLFVVATSDKGLAGAFNTNIARLARRRAEELRKQGKTVKFYTIGRKGRAVLRRLYPDDQVHAVEPGDLGKLNFADAQGYAQDLIDRFEAGDFDVAHLFYSTFKSVLTQEPTEQQLIPVAIPEADAVSSDSATVEYEPGEEEILADLLPRNVAVQVYRAMRENAASEQGSKMTAMDNATRNAGDLIKRLNIEYNRTRQAAITTELVEIISGAEAL from the coding sequence ATGGCTAGCCTCAAGGCTCTCAAGATGCGCATCGGCTCCGTGAAGTCGACGCAGAAGATCACCAAGGCGATGAAGATGGTCGCCGCCGCAAAGCTGCGTCGCGCACAGGAGGCGGCGGAGGCCGGACGCCCCTATGCCGAGCGGCTGGAGAGCGTGGTGGCGAGCCTCGCCTCGCGCGTGTCGCGCAGCGAATCCTCGCCGAAGCTGCTCGCCGGCACGGGCAAGGAACAGGTGCACCTGTTCGTCGTCGCCACGTCTGACAAGGGCCTGGCCGGTGCGTTCAACACCAACATCGCACGCCTTGCCCGGCGCCGCGCCGAAGAACTGCGCAAGCAGGGCAAGACGGTAAAATTCTATACAATCGGCCGCAAGGGCCGCGCAGTGCTGCGCCGCCTGTACCCTGACGATCAGGTGCACGCAGTGGAGCCGGGCGACCTCGGCAAGCTGAACTTCGCCGACGCGCAGGGCTATGCACAGGATCTGATCGATCGCTTCGAGGCGGGAGACTTTGACGTCGCCCATCTGTTCTACTCGACCTTCAAATCGGTGCTGACGCAGGAACCTACCGAGCAGCAGCTGATTCCGGTCGCGATTCCTGAGGCCGACGCGGTCTCGAGCGATTCCGCGACCGTCGAGTATGAACCCGGCGAAGAGGAGATCCTCGCCGATCTGCTGCCGCGCAATGTGGCCGTTCAGGTTTATCGTGCGATGCGCGAGAACGCCGCGTCCGAGCAGGGGTCCAAGATGACCGCGATGGACAACGCCACGCGAAACGCAGGCGATCTCATCAAGCGGCTCAACATCGAGTACAACCGTACGCGCCAGGCGGCGATCACCACCGAGCTCGTCGAGATCATCTCGGGTGCCGAGGCGCTCTGA
- a CDS encoding DUF6030 family protein, producing MRNRAFVTTALCLALAGCGGASDETALTVLEKEARRAEQVAAMDDWQRLFAAPERTIAYANQFGYNARPYAAIDGGAGFGSTGIDSPLSDTGAEAPNSTGFAASGAQADQIDQLRFTLAITDPGDAAVAKQRFADIVAGFLSYYGYEDAAAVRRNIAAEASARDELGQAVLAYDKEPIAGEAVEARRLIVTISRNGATAPATQEPEAQGTEDGNRR from the coding sequence ATGCGAAACCGCGCCTTCGTCACGACGGCTTTGTGCCTGGCGCTCGCCGGGTGCGGCGGCGCGTCCGACGAAACGGCACTGACGGTGCTGGAGAAGGAAGCGCGCCGTGCCGAGCAAGTAGCGGCGATGGACGACTGGCAACGGCTGTTCGCCGCGCCGGAGCGCACGATCGCCTATGCCAATCAATTTGGTTATAATGCGCGGCCCTACGCTGCCATTGATGGTGGCGCCGGGTTCGGCTCGACCGGCATCGACTCGCCGCTGTCCGACACTGGGGCCGAAGCGCCGAACAGTACCGGATTCGCGGCGTCGGGCGCGCAGGCCGATCAGATCGACCAACTGCGTTTCACGCTGGCGATCACCGATCCGGGCGATGCCGCGGTGGCGAAGCAGCGCTTCGCCGACATCGTCGCCGGCTTCCTGAGCTACTATGGCTATGAAGACGCTGCGGCAGTGCGCCGAAACATCGCCGCCGAGGCGTCCGCCCGCGACGAACTCGGCCAGGCCGTGCTGGCATATGACAAGGAACCGATCGCAGGCGAAGCCGTCGAGGCTCGCCGCCTGATCGTGACAATTTCGCGCAACGGGGCTACGGCCCCGGCAACTCAAGAACCGGAAGCCCAAGGAACCGAAGATGGCAACCGCCGCTGA
- the atpD gene encoding F0F1 ATP synthase subunit beta → MATAAELDRPTTGSNNVGRIAQVIGAVVDVQFDEGNLPAILSALETDNNGNRLVLEVAQHLGENSVRCIAMDGTDGLTRGQAVTDTGSQIRMPVGPKTLGRIMNVVGEPIDERGPIGAEQTAPIHAKAPEFVDQSTESAILVTGIKVIDLLAPYAKGGKIGLFGGAGVGKTVLIQELINNIAKGHGGTSVFAGVGERTREGNDLYHEFLDAGVIAKDADGNAISEGSKVALVYGQMNEPPGARARVALSGLTIAEYFRDVEGQDVLFFVDNIFRFTQAGAEVSALLGRIPSAVGYQPTLSTDMGALQERITSTNKGSITSVQAVYVPADDLTDPAPATSFAHLDATTVLNRAISELGIYPAVDPLDSTSRVLEPRIVGQEHYETARAVQSTLQKYKSLQDIIAILGMDELSEEDKLTVARARKIQRFLSQPFHVAEVFTNIPGKFVELEDTIRSFKAVVNGEYDHLPESAFYMVGGIDDAVAKAAKMAEEA, encoded by the coding sequence ATGGCAACCGCCGCTGAACTCGACCGCCCGACGACGGGCAGCAACAATGTGGGCCGCATCGCTCAGGTGATCGGCGCCGTCGTCGACGTGCAGTTCGACGAAGGCAATCTGCCCGCCATTCTTTCGGCGCTGGAGACCGACAACAACGGCAATCGGCTGGTGCTGGAAGTCGCGCAGCATCTTGGCGAGAACAGCGTCCGCTGCATCGCGATGGACGGCACCGACGGCCTCACCCGCGGGCAGGCGGTGACCGATACCGGCAGCCAGATTCGCATGCCCGTCGGTCCCAAGACGCTGGGCCGCATCATGAACGTCGTCGGCGAGCCGATCGACGAGCGCGGCCCCATCGGCGCGGAGCAGACCGCCCCGATCCACGCCAAGGCTCCCGAGTTCGTCGATCAGTCGACCGAGAGCGCGATCCTGGTCACTGGCATCAAGGTGATCGACCTGCTCGCCCCCTATGCGAAGGGCGGCAAGATCGGCCTGTTCGGCGGCGCGGGCGTGGGCAAGACCGTGCTCATCCAGGAGCTGATCAACAACATCGCGAAGGGCCATGGCGGCACCTCGGTGTTCGCGGGCGTCGGCGAACGCACCCGCGAGGGCAACGACCTGTATCACGAGTTTCTCGACGCGGGCGTGATCGCCAAGGACGCTGACGGCAATGCGATCAGCGAAGGCTCGAAGGTGGCCCTGGTCTATGGCCAGATGAACGAGCCGCCGGGCGCCCGCGCCCGTGTCGCGCTCTCCGGTCTGACGATCGCGGAATATTTCCGCGACGTCGAAGGCCAGGACGTGCTGTTCTTCGTGGACAACATCTTCCGCTTCACCCAGGCGGGCGCGGAAGTGTCGGCGCTGCTCGGCCGCATCCCCTCGGCGGTGGGCTATCAGCCGACGCTGTCGACCGACATGGGCGCGCTGCAGGAGCGCATCACCTCGACCAACAAGGGGTCGATCACCTCGGTGCAGGCAGTGTACGTGCCTGCGGACGACCTTACCGACCCGGCGCCGGCGACTTCGTTCGCCCACCTCGACGCCACGACCGTGCTCAACCGCGCGATCTCGGAGCTCGGCATCTATCCGGCGGTGGATCCGCTCGATTCCACCAGTCGCGTGCTCGAGCCGCGCATCGTCGGCCAGGAGCATTACGAGACCGCCCGCGCGGTGCAGTCGACGCTGCAGAAGTACAAGTCGCTGCAGGACATCATCGCGATTCTGGGCATGGACGAGCTTTCCGAGGAGGATAAGCTGACCGTCGCCCGCGCACGCAAGATCCAGCGTTTCCTGTCTCAGCCGTTCCATGTCGCCGAGGTGTTCACCAACATCCCCGGCAAGTTCGTCGAGCTGGAGGACACGATCCGCAGCTTCAAGGCCGTGGTGAACGGCGAATACGACCACCTGCCGGAGAGCGCCTTCTACATGGTGGGCGGCATCGACGATGCGGTCGCCAAGGCCGCCAAAATGGCGGAAGAAGCGTAA
- a CDS encoding ATP synthase F1 subunit epsilon, which translates to MLHFELVTPEKLVRSEDVHMVVVPGTEGDFGVLEGHAPLMSTVRDGTLSIYRTEKGEPETLRIEGGFAEVNDKGLTVLAEKAG; encoded by the coding sequence ATGCTGCACTTCGAACTCGTCACGCCTGAGAAGCTCGTCCGGTCCGAGGACGTGCACATGGTCGTCGTTCCCGGCACCGAAGGCGACTTTGGCGTCCTGGAAGGCCATGCGCCGTTGATGTCGACCGTGCGCGACGGCACGCTTTCGATCTATCGCACCGAGAAGGGCGAGCCCGAGACGCTGCGCATCGAAGGCGGCTTTGCCGAAGTGAACGACAAGGGCCTAACGGTCCTTGCCGAAAAGGCCGGCTGA
- a CDS encoding DMT family transporter encodes MDARNDVVRGLGFALAGFALLSFGDAVVKSMAGHWPGSAVGALRYSFGLLGLAAAVGLVEGRRGFRLPRPKLQLLRGGAVATATFGFFMAVHLMPLADATSITFTSPMLTALLSAWFLNERAGRPVWIATAIAFAGVLIVLRPEVARLGIAAGLPLLAAVGMAVLMVGNRTVSGLASPLAMQLLVALFAAPILVAMAVTMHLSGVPAFHADWPPISVVLRCALVAFTATCGHFLIYMATTRANAAVIAPMTYVQLLVAIALGWTFFGDVPDEATLGGASLIVVAGLFLWRSQRRPKAVSVGE; translated from the coding sequence ATGGACGCAAGGAACGATGTGGTGCGCGGGCTCGGCTTCGCGCTGGCGGGTTTCGCGCTGCTGTCGTTCGGCGACGCGGTGGTGAAATCGATGGCTGGGCACTGGCCGGGCAGCGCCGTCGGCGCCCTGCGGTACAGCTTCGGCCTTCTGGGGCTCGCGGCAGCGGTCGGACTCGTCGAAGGACGGCGCGGCTTCAGGCTTCCGCGACCAAAGCTTCAGCTGCTACGCGGCGGCGCAGTCGCGACAGCGACCTTCGGCTTCTTCATGGCGGTGCATCTGATGCCGCTCGCCGACGCCACCTCGATCACCTTCACTAGCCCAATGCTTACGGCGCTCTTGTCTGCCTGGTTCCTGAACGAGCGGGCAGGCCGTCCGGTGTGGATCGCGACCGCAATTGCTTTTGCTGGCGTGCTGATCGTGTTGCGCCCGGAAGTCGCTCGGCTCGGTATCGCGGCGGGATTGCCGCTGCTGGCGGCGGTCGGCATGGCGGTGCTGATGGTGGGAAACCGAACGGTTTCCGGGCTGGCCTCGCCGCTTGCGATGCAGCTTCTGGTCGCGCTGTTCGCCGCCCCGATCCTCGTCGCGATGGCGGTGACGATGCACCTCAGCGGCGTTCCCGCCTTTCACGCCGACTGGCCGCCGATCAGTGTGGTGCTGCGCTGTGCGCTGGTGGCGTTCACTGCCACATGCGGTCACTTCCTGATCTACATGGCGACCACGCGCGCGAACGCGGCGGTGATCGCGCCGATGACCTATGTGCAGTTGCTGGTGGCGATCGCGCTCGGCTGGACCTTCTTCGGCGATGTACCGGACGAAGCGACGCTGGGGGGAGCATCGTTGATCGTGGTGGCCGGGCTGTTCCTGTGGCGTTCGCAGCGTCGCCCGAAGGCCGTGTCGGTAGGCGAGTGA
- a CDS encoding CpaF family protein yields MSAFGRRNGLGSGGGRPAFGVAKPMQGGAPARASEPLPAGGEQFPPLQNVPLPGAEAPELESRDLAPSAASSDAMQRLADRQALTGEQGSSRVEGFEASIHRIKEQVLPRLLERVDPEAAATLSKDELAEEFRPIIGEVLAELKLTLNRREQFALEKVLVDELLGLGPLEELLADTAITDIMVNGPEQTYVERKGKLELANINFRDEEHLFQIAQRICNSVGRRVDQTTPLADARLKDGSRVNVIVPPLSLRGTAISIRKFSAKPITLDMMAQGGSMSQKMATALKIAGASRFNVVVSGGTGSGKTTMLNALSKLIDPGERVLTIEDAAELRLQQPHWLPLETRPPNLEGQGEITIRDLVKNALRMRPDRIILGEIRGAECFDMLSAMNTGHDGSMCTLHSNSPREALARMENMVMMSDIKVPKEAISRQIADSVDLIIQVKRLRDGSRRVTNITEVIGMEGPVIVTQELFKFEYLDESADGKIIGEYRSMGLRPYTLDKARQFGFDQALLEACL; encoded by the coding sequence ATGAGCGCTTTCGGACGACGCAACGGATTGGGTAGCGGTGGTGGCCGTCCTGCCTTCGGCGTTGCCAAGCCGATGCAGGGCGGCGCTCCGGCACGGGCTTCCGAGCCTTTGCCGGCGGGAGGTGAACAATTCCCGCCGCTCCAGAATGTGCCTCTTCCGGGCGCGGAAGCGCCCGAGCTCGAATCACGGGATCTGGCGCCAAGCGCCGCAAGTTCCGATGCGATGCAGCGCCTCGCCGATCGCCAGGCGCTGACCGGCGAACAGGGCAGCTCGCGCGTCGAGGGGTTCGAAGCGTCGATCCATCGTATCAAGGAACAGGTGCTGCCGCGCCTGCTCGAGCGGGTGGATCCGGAGGCCGCCGCGACCCTCAGCAAGGATGAGCTCGCCGAGGAGTTCCGACCGATCATCGGCGAAGTGCTCGCCGAGCTGAAACTGACGCTCAACCGGCGCGAGCAGTTCGCACTGGAAAAGGTGCTCGTCGACGAGTTGCTGGGCCTCGGTCCCCTTGAGGAGCTGCTCGCCGATACTGCCATCACCGACATCATGGTGAACGGCCCTGAACAGACCTATGTCGAGCGCAAGGGCAAGCTGGAGCTCGCCAACATCAATTTCCGCGACGAGGAGCATTTGTTCCAGATCGCGCAACGCATCTGCAACTCGGTCGGCCGCCGCGTCGATCAGACCACGCCGCTGGCCGACGCCCGGCTCAAGGACGGCAGCCGCGTCAACGTGATCGTGCCGCCGCTGTCGCTGCGCGGCACTGCCATCTCGATCCGTAAGTTCTCCGCCAAGCCGATCACGCTGGACATGATGGCGCAGGGCGGCTCGATGAGCCAGAAGATGGCGACTGCGCTGAAGATCGCGGGGGCCAGCCGATTTAATGTCGTGGTGTCGGGCGGCACCGGCTCGGGCAAGACGACCATGCTCAACGCATTGTCCAAGCTGATCGACCCCGGCGAGCGCGTGCTGACGATCGAGGACGCGGCCGAGCTTCGCCTCCAGCAGCCGCACTGGCTCCCGCTCGAGACACGGCCGCCCAACCTGGAAGGTCAGGGCGAGATCACCATCCGCGACCTTGTGAAGAACGCACTACGCATGCGGCCGGACCGCATCATTCTGGGCGAGATTCGCGGCGCTGAATGCTTCGACATGTTGAGCGCGATGAATACCGGCCACGACGGGTCGATGTGCACGCTTCACTCCAACAGCCCGCGCGAGGCGCTGGCGCGGATGGAGAACATGGTGATGATGTCGGACATCAAGGTGCCGAAAGAGGCGATCAGTCGTCAGATCGCCGACTCGGTCGATCTCATCATTCAGGTGAAGCGCCTGCGCGACGGCAGCCGCCGCGTGACCAACATCACCGAAGTCATCGGCATGGAAGGCCCGGTGATCGTCACCCAAGAGCTTTTCAAGTTCGAGTATCTGGACGAAAGCGCCGACGGAAAGATCATCGGCGAATATCGCTCGATGGGACTGCGCCCCTATACGCTCGACAAGGCGCGCCAATTCGGATTCGACCAGGCGCTGCTCGAGGCCTGCCTCTGA
- a CDS encoding aspartyl protease family protein, with translation MAVLAALLAILMPVAQATSPASASPETVLAPDAEAHWVPFELTPHNQIRFAMTLNGHAASALLDTGLSDTVASIEFGEVAGLRPTVASQAEAIGGPVAIRWAASGQVEIGGLKRLGGRLALADLSALGGGTRSVDMLVGSDILSCCALEIDYDSRRFRILPTGRLPFRGEAAPLRLARETSTYVTELTLGGQRLRPLLVDTGDGSAVTLRRAAWSTTGLHAAELTSTIAFGLGGAIETDVSIVPALRVGGIDVGEVEVRIESDDGFSARIGAAGRIGSGLLLRYRVLLDPRAGRMVFAPGALVDAPPLRSTSGLLLAYEHGRLRVLHVMRNSPAAASGWTGGELICEADGRAIREAVTSEGLVDWAVGTPGRQLTLRLCDGSERRLTLQRFY, from the coding sequence ATGGCTGTGCTCGCCGCCCTGTTAGCGATTCTGATGCCGGTGGCACAGGCGACGTCGCCGGCATCTGCTTCGCCGGAAACCGTCCTGGCGCCCGATGCGGAGGCACACTGGGTTCCCTTCGAACTGACGCCGCACAATCAGATCCGTTTTGCAATGACGCTCAACGGCCACGCCGCAAGCGCACTGCTCGACACTGGGTTGAGCGATACGGTCGCGTCGATCGAGTTCGGCGAAGTCGCCGGCCTGCGTCCCACGGTTGCGAGTCAAGCCGAAGCGATCGGCGGACCTGTCGCAATCCGCTGGGCGGCAAGCGGCCAAGTCGAGATCGGCGGCCTGAAGCGGCTCGGTGGCCGACTGGCGCTCGCCGACCTGTCGGCGCTCGGCGGCGGCACGCGCAGTGTCGATATGCTGGTAGGCAGCGACATCCTCTCCTGCTGCGCACTGGAGATCGACTATGACTCGCGACGCTTCCGCATCTTGCCTACGGGCCGCCTTCCGTTTCGAGGCGAAGCCGCACCCCTGCGTCTCGCGCGCGAGACGAGCACCTATGTAACTGAGCTGACGCTCGGCGGCCAACGGCTGAGGCCCCTGCTGGTCGACACCGGTGACGGATCGGCCGTAACCTTGCGGCGCGCGGCGTGGAGCACCACTGGCCTCCACGCTGCGGAGCTCACCTCGACCATCGCCTTTGGTCTGGGCGGAGCCATCGAAACCGATGTCTCGATCGTGCCTGCACTGCGCGTCGGCGGGATCGACGTAGGCGAAGTCGAGGTGCGGATCGAAAGCGACGACGGCTTTTCGGCTCGGATTGGTGCTGCCGGACGGATCGGCAGCGGCCTTCTCCTGCGGTACCGCGTACTGCTCGATCCGCGCGCGGGAAGGATGGTGTTCGCTCCCGGCGCGCTCGTCGACGCGCCGCCCCTGCGCTCCACCAGCGGGCTGCTGCTCGCCTATGAGCATGGGCGGCTGAGAGTGCTGCACGTGATGCGAAACTCTCCCGCGGCGGCGAGCGGCTGGACTGGAGGCGAGCTGATCTGTGAAGCCGATGGGCGCGCGATCCGCGAAGCGGTCACTTCCGAAGGGCTGGTCGATTGGGCGGTCGGCACGCCCGGCCGGCAGCTGACGCTTCGGCTCTGCGATGGCAGCGAACGGAGATTGACGCTTCAGCGCTTCTATTGA